In Glycine max cultivar Williams 82 chromosome 10, Glycine_max_v4.0, whole genome shotgun sequence, the DNA window aaattcacAATCTAAAACgatatttattttgtgacaGAATGCGTTATATAGATAACTTTTGTTTATTATGCACATTGACATATAAATTAATACGCACCGGTATTATTTTCCATATGTTCTATCCAAGAAGGGattttatcaataatataaatatataatgtacATTATTTTCATCTATTTGAAGTCGATTGTGGGGGCAACTTAATTGGATCATGGATTTTTTCGGGATCATGGGTTGCACACAGTTTGAGGTCGGTGATGCTCGCTTTTCAAGTTTGTAGTTTCACTCCgtcaaaatattcaaactttGAATATTTCTTCcctcacaaaaataaaagacaaaaaaatagttGTTTATGTGAGTGCCAACCCGCTACAAAGTGTATTATGGTTCATGAATTTCGCCATGTATGTATGTTATATCACCACAAAAATATGTCCAATTTGGCCATTTGTGTTCATTTAATCTGGAAAGTCAAATTAAATACATGCACATACAcgaacatgaaacaaaatgtataGATGGGCATAATTTTATGACCGAATTAAGGAGAAAGAGTGACCCATCATCAACTTGGTTATGGCCAATCAGTTATTTCATAAAGTTGATTTGGAATTCAGAGGGAAAATGAGACTCCCCGATTAATTAATTGTAAActgcattaattaattaatgtccaTGCTGACCTTTACACTTGTCAAAGTCTTCTGGTGATTCAATTCAATGAAAAACTATTTAAACCCCAAATAATTTCAAGTAAAACCACATTCGTTGATAAACAAGTAGTCTATGATATATAAGgtgatgtttattttttaaagttcaaGTAAATTGGAGGATACTTCTTAATTTTTAGCTAATGCAATTCATTCAAtctatttataaaacaaaatgggGAAGTAGTCTAAATTGGGAGGACTCAATTTAAAACAAGAAGAATCGGTGGGATGAATACGTGGTTTAAAGGAACTACTTTGAGATGCGTGGTTAATTATGACTTACTAGAATGATAAACTTCttaaaagttttataataatttaattagtcaAATGAAAAGAATAAGAGGAAAGTCTATGGCAACTAAAGTATCGTTAATAATGTAAAcagaaaagtttttatttttattttttatcagtaaTGTAAATAAACAAGTTTCATTGCATTTGttactataataaattttattgaccAATAAGTGGTTGAATTGAGTCCTAATGGAGTCCCTCATCTTAAATAATATCttggatttaaattttataaatgaaaaaattatgattaagagaaaaaaattaattaaaaataattaatcaaattttttaacgaATATTAATCATCATTAAAGTtgatatgaatattttatattaataatacggTAAAAAACATAGTAACATTAATTATCATACCGAATATTCTCACATTATCTAGCTAGGATGAGGATTaggaatattctttttttagacTTCGGACTAAAAAATATAAGCTAAAATGAATCGGTTGCAGCATGctcttataattttgttaataaattataaaagaaaaacaaaaaacacaacaatgtttggataaaatttgTCTCCTGAgcatttataggaaaataaaataaattttaatttctcctctaaacaaaaatcaacttatgtaataaacttttataaaaacaacCTCATGGAacaaaaatcaacttatgtaataaaattttataattatttctcataaaaacatccttatgaatttaaattatataaaaaaatcattttatcttttgattttctttttctataatgAAAAAGTTTATTCCAACAACATGTTCACAGTATCACTCCTGCCATGATACTTATGGAACAGTAATTGTTTGATGTCAAGAAATTGTTTGAGACAAACTCTAACTTCTCGTGATGAAGAATTCCCTTTTCAGACAACCAAATTTGAATACCAGGGAACTATAAAACCAGACTGACATATAACACTAAATGTGATCATCAATATATAgtgttactatatatatatatattaattatctaAACAAAAGACCCTCCTAATTTGTTTACATTTATAATAATCTGATTATTTAGTAGTAGCAATCCATTCTATACATAACTACATATAACAAGCAAACAATGCAAAATGAAGAGAatagtttatttattatcaaGGCCTGGAAAAAGAAGCATCTCTTGGCAAATCAAAGGAGCTCCAATTGCCTATTAACAAGTCTGCATCATGAACATCAGGTCCAAGAAGTGGAGGTTGTGTGACTTGAAATGCATGATGATGATTTATCATCATCTCAGAATTTGACCACATCATGTGATGATCGTGTGAGACTTCCTCTTCACCAGGCAATGGTGGCAGCTCAAAATTCATAGCACCACCACCATGATTACTACATTGCTGATCAATTCCATCTTTTTGATGAAGTGTCTGCATAGTGTTGAACTCACCATAGCACATTTGGTTATGATTATTATTAGCCTCACTAGAATGTGTTTGTGGTTGTTGTTCAGGAAGATTCAAACACCCAGTGAGACCAAGTTCTTCAGGCAAAGTATTTGGTCCAACAACAACTGTGTTTGATAGCCTTGAATTGTTTTCTAGAGAAGGATCAAAAACTGTTTGCACTTGATCTGGATTAGTACTCTCAACCCTAGCTTCAGAATTGGGCTTTTGGTTGAGGAAATTTGCATAAACTAGAGCAAGATCAATATGAGGTCCATCACTCACCACTGAAGAGGAGCTAGAAGCTGAAGAAGTTCTTATTCTAGGATCATAAGAATGCCCAATAGGGTTATTATTATGATCTGTGACATTGCCACAAGGTGGTAGTGAATTTTTGAAAGTGAAACCATCAATGGATTGTCTCAATAGGGTCTTGTTACCTCTTCTGTTCTTCCTGCAGCCACCTCCAACAGGCACATTTCGGAGAGACCCTCCTTTGGTCCAGTACCTTCTGCACCCCTTGCAAAAGTACCTTGGTTGAGTTAAGCTGTAGTTGTTGTAGTAGCAGAACTTGGTGTTGGAAGAACCACACCTAGGGCAATTTGGTGATATCTCAACCTCAGGCTTCCACCCACTCTCCATCACCACAAAGCATACACCTGCattcaaggttttaaattgcggtcAAAAGTCGCAGATTCGTTGCCTTTCTTGATATTACAAGAAATAGTAGATAAACACTACCGACGATATCCAGCCACAATTGTGTTCCCCTTACAGACACATAAAAAATCTTGATATTATGGCCAAAATTGCAATTGCAATTGTGTTGCAGTTACAGACACCCCAAAAACTTTGATATTAGGGCCGATGCCACTACAATTGCAATCGTGTTGCAATTGCATAAACtccaaaaaccatgatattacgtTCAAAATTGtggttttttaaaaccttgcctATAttgtatcataaaaaatatatacaccctttttgtttgtgtgttatatatatagagagagagagagaggaatttCAAGAGAAGGTGATAATGCTAGTTTGCTAATTAGAGAGGGGTTATATGTGGTACAGGTGAAGCTTGAGCTCCCAAAGCACACATTGAGTGTTGGGGTGAAGTTTATTTGGATGCACATGAGATGATGAACATGATGATCTTGGAAGTGTGTATGCATCCCATGCACATGAGGATGCATGGGGTTAGGTAAGCCCTGTGGTGTGTCACAACCCCGTAGGCTAATACATGGTGTCGGTGTTGAGGACACGTGGCGTGATGGAATTGGTGGAGGTGAGGGTGAGTGGGGAAGCAATGCCATCGGTAGCACCATTTTAGGTTTCTTTCAACAGCAGACAACCTAGTTGTGAGAATTAAGCACATTCCAACAAAAAGGGTAGCATCCCAATTCCACTTATCACTCACTGGTGTTTGAAAGTAGAAAGTGGAAACTCACACGGTTTTACACCCATGTCCCATTTTTGTAAGATGAAGAATTTACTGCAGAGATGACTGATAAACTATGTTGCATGATGTACTTCATATACGTATATAAggaaatttattaagaattgaagctgtgaatatgttaatataaaattttttaggAGTGATGTTTGACACCTAATAATCCCAAACACTTAGTAGTTATTAACACGTATAATTTCTCTGTATCTTATTAACACATTTTTCTacatattctttctttttatctctctaGCTAGGTGTTATTTAGAATTGGGTGTCCACTAattacttttcaattttttaaaacacataagataaaataaaaagaataacttGTAATGTAGAAATTGTTGTGAGAAcagttaaaataaaagaatttaaggaaTACACATCTTACAGGTAAGAATGAAAGTATAGGTTTCATTGAGTagagaaacaaaaatgaaaaaaattgtattgcTAACTATTCAGACAAAACCTAACATGTACACCTATACTTAATACATGCCCAATATATGTAAGAGCGGTGATACTTTAATATCTCATATTTCAAACACATCCTAAAactctcatttttttctatttttttatcacgTCATAtcactaattatatttatctttttttcactttttctttctttctctcactAGGTATCTATTAGCATTTATgtgtcaaaatatatttttccatacGTGTAATATTCAAAAAATGAAGTGGAGATGAAATTAACT includes these proteins:
- the LOC100787193 gene encoding dof zinc finger protein DOF3.5, yielding MESGWKPEVEISPNCPRCGSSNTKFCYYNNYSLTQPRYFCKGCRRYWTKGGSLRNVPVGGGCRKNRRGNKTLLRQSIDGFTFKNSLPPCGNVTDHNNNPIGHSYDPRIRTSSASSSSSVVSDGPHIDLALVYANFLNQKPNSEARVESTNPDQVQTVFDPSLENNSRLSNTVVVGPNTLPEELGLTGCLNLPEQQPQTHSSEANNNHNQMCYGEFNTMQTLHQKDGIDQQCSNHGGGAMNFELPPLPGEEEVSHDHHMMWSNSEMMINHHHAFQVTQPPLLGPDVHDADLLIGNWSSFDLPRDASFSRP